The genomic window TACTGGCTGGGGGGCTTCTCCGTAAATCCACTCCTCAAACGGTGTTTGCCCCTCGCGTTCGCGGACTTTTTGCTGCGGCGGCCCGAGTGCATAAAGCACCATTTGCGTACTCATTCCGACCAGCACATGATGGTCCAGAATCGCCTTCTTCAAGAAAGGAGGAAGCGTGTCGGTATAGGCCTCCACTGGCGACTTCACACCAAAACCCAATACCGGCGCCAGCAGCGCCTCTACCTGTTGACCGGTAATTTCAGGCACATGATGGTCAAAAACCAGCGTTATCCGCGACCCGACCGGCTCCGGACCACTGTCCTGCACAACCGGCGTCGTATCATAAGGGTCCATTCCAATCGATACGTGACGCAGCCATTTGTGCTTCGGGTCAGGACCGCCATTCAGCAGTAAAACAATGCTGTCCCCCTTGATCTTCACATCGGTAATCACACAACGATCGCCTGGCTTTGCCGACATGCCTTTCTCCTGAATGACATTGACATAGTCGGAACCGCTGGGGCTGAGCGCACCATTTGCATGGAGCACCAGCGTGGCCCGCGGTAAAGGGCGCATCGCAAACCCTTGCTCTGCCGTGAGAAAACGGACCAGTTCCTGTCGTCCTCGCTCGGTAATGGGCTGTTCGGGAAGCAGAACATGGGTGGGATGAAAGTCCAGATAACGGCCTTCAATCTTTTCCGGACTTACGGTGAAAACCTGCGCTGGTCCAATGCCAGGTGCAATAAGAAGAAACAGAACTCCACCTGCCAAAACTCGCAACAAATACCGGGCTGCGAATCCCTGCATGTCGGGCCTCTCTGCTCTGGTTTACAAGCATGGCGCGAATTTACCGGGATTGCAAGTGCTGGAGAGGG from Pseudacidobacterium ailaaui includes these protein-coding regions:
- a CDS encoding DUF2845 domain-containing protein, with product MQGFAARYLLRVLAGGVLFLLIAPGIGPAQVFTVSPEKIEGRYLDFHPTHVLLPEQPITERGRQELVRFLTAEQGFAMRPLPRATLVLHANGALSPSGSDYVNVIQEKGMSAKPGDRCVITDVKIKGDSIVLLLNGGPDPKHKWLRHVSIGMDPYDTTPVVQDSGPEPVGSRITLVFDHHVPEITGQQVEALLAPVLGFGVKSPVEAYTDTLPPFLKKAILDHHVLVGMSTQMVLYALGPPQQKVREREGQTPFEEWIYGEAPQPVQFVRINGNRVIRVEVAEVGKPPVIRTENEMGDYWSTTPAPNVHEVKMGDQDPTAIAQQSAPKAPPTLRKPGETLPQDNDKNHPTMGPVQFPQDTDQKPKVEPLPPPPSQQQGPVMPPQ